A genome region from Geobacter pickeringii includes the following:
- a CDS encoding M24 family metallopeptidase, translated as MRITPKEELEHRISRLQALMAKEGLDAVLVLQNADLFYFTGTIQSGCLYVPVAGEALYLVRKEFGRARMESGLREVVPFASMRDIPGVLADYGYPLPVRVGMELDVLPVNLFERYRAVFPGAGVCDATPLIRQVRMIKSKYEIHLLQDAAVQVDRVNRRAREVIREGMTDLELAAELEFTARKEGHQGLVRMRMFNAELFYAHVFSGADSAVPAYVDTPLGGVGLNPSFGQGAGLKRIERNEPIIVDFAGCVDGYLVDQTRVFSLGRISGRLDKAYHDMLRIQERMIELVAPGVPWGSVYDACLSLAVELGYADNFMGNKGAQVSFIGHGVGIEIDEYPFIASSFNEMAFEPGMVFAFEPKVVIPGEGAIGIENTFYLSHFEGLKQLTCSDQDLTVL; from the coding sequence ATGCGCATCACACCGAAGGAAGAGCTCGAACACCGCATTTCCCGCCTTCAGGCGTTGATGGCGAAGGAGGGGCTCGACGCGGTCCTCGTTCTCCAGAATGCCGACCTGTTCTACTTTACCGGCACGATTCAGTCGGGGTGTCTCTATGTGCCGGTGGCGGGCGAGGCGCTCTACCTGGTGCGCAAGGAATTCGGCAGGGCACGGATGGAGTCGGGACTCAGGGAGGTCGTGCCGTTCGCTTCCATGAGGGATATTCCCGGCGTCCTTGCTGATTACGGCTATCCTCTCCCCGTGCGGGTCGGAATGGAGCTGGACGTTCTCCCCGTGAACCTCTTCGAGCGGTACCGAGCGGTTTTTCCGGGAGCCGGCGTCTGTGACGCCACCCCTCTCATCCGGCAGGTCCGGATGATCAAGAGCAAGTACGAGATCCACCTCCTCCAGGATGCGGCCGTGCAGGTCGACCGGGTCAACCGCCGGGCCCGCGAAGTCATCCGCGAAGGGATGACCGACCTGGAGCTCGCCGCTGAGCTCGAATTCACCGCCCGCAAGGAAGGGCACCAGGGGTTGGTGCGGATGCGGATGTTCAACGCCGAGCTTTTCTATGCCCATGTATTTTCCGGTGCCGACAGTGCTGTTCCCGCCTATGTCGATACCCCCCTCGGCGGGGTCGGTCTCAACCCCTCTTTCGGCCAGGGAGCCGGCCTCAAGCGCATCGAGCGCAACGAGCCGATCATCGTCGATTTTGCCGGCTGCGTTGACGGCTACCTCGTGGACCAGACGCGGGTCTTTTCCCTCGGCAGGATTTCCGGTCGCTTGGATAAGGCCTACCATGACATGCTCAGGATCCAGGAGCGGATGATTGAGCTCGTCGCGCCCGGGGTCCCCTGGGGATCGGTGTATGACGCCTGCCTCTCCCTTGCCGTGGAACTCGGGTATGCCGACAATTTCATGGGGAACAAGGGGGCGCAGGTTTCGTTCATCGGACATGGGGTCGGCATTGAAATCGACGAGTACCCCTTCATCGCCAGCAGCTTCAATGAAATGGCCTTCGAGCCGGGAATGGTGTTCGCCTTCGAGCCGAAGGTCGTCATCCCCGGCGAGGGGGCAATCGGCATCGAGAACACTTTCTATCTTTCCCACTTCGAAGGTCTCAAGCAGCTTACCTGCTCCGATCAGGATCTGACGGTCCTCTAA
- a CDS encoding AMP-binding protein, producing MSQPLEFTVGGLLDAVAARFPDTDALVYVDRGIRYSYRQFNEVCRQVAKGLLGLGIRKGDHVSIWAYNVPEWVILQFATAKIGAVLVTVNTNYKSAELEYILKQSDSTALFLVKSFKDTDYVATLNEVVPELQGAQPGMLSSATLPFLKHVVFIGEETPGGMINFERIMALARDVSDEELAAAERSLDCREVINMQYTSGTTGFPKGVMLTHHNIVNNGFNIGECMKFTEKDRLCIPVPFFHCFGCVLGVMACVTHGSTMVPVELFDPLAVLRTIEQERCTAVHGVPTMFIAELEHPDFPKFDLTSLRSGIMAGSPCPIEVMKRVIRDMHAAEITIAYGQTESSPVITQTRTDDPIELRVATVGRALPDVEVKIADIETGAVLPPGKQGELCTRGYLVMKGYYKMPDETARAIDAEGWLHTGDLAVMDENGYCKITGRIKNMIIRGGENVYPREIEEYLYTHPKISDVQVYGVPDRKYGEQVMAAVIVKKGVELSEEEVREFCRGKIANYKIPRYVKFVDSYPMTASGKIQKFKLREMAVRELQLEDGGEMA from the coding sequence ATGTCGCAACCACTTGAATTCACGGTTGGAGGACTTCTCGACGCGGTGGCGGCACGGTTTCCGGACACCGATGCCCTCGTGTATGTCGACCGGGGGATTCGGTACAGCTACCGCCAGTTCAACGAAGTCTGCCGCCAGGTGGCAAAGGGACTCCTCGGTCTTGGAATCCGGAAGGGGGATCACGTCTCCATCTGGGCGTACAATGTCCCCGAGTGGGTCATCCTCCAGTTTGCCACTGCCAAGATCGGCGCGGTCCTGGTGACGGTCAACACCAATTACAAGTCCGCCGAACTCGAATATATCCTCAAGCAGTCCGATTCGACGGCCCTTTTCCTGGTGAAGTCGTTCAAGGACACCGACTATGTCGCCACCCTCAACGAGGTTGTGCCGGAGCTGCAGGGTGCCCAGCCCGGCATGCTTTCCAGCGCCACCTTGCCGTTTCTCAAGCACGTCGTTTTCATCGGCGAGGAAACTCCGGGGGGGATGATCAATTTCGAGCGGATCATGGCCCTTGCCCGCGATGTCTCCGATGAGGAGCTGGCGGCCGCGGAGCGCTCCCTCGACTGCCGCGAGGTGATCAACATGCAGTACACCTCGGGGACCACCGGCTTCCCCAAGGGGGTGATGCTCACCCACCACAACATCGTCAACAATGGCTTCAATATCGGCGAATGCATGAAGTTCACCGAGAAGGACCGCCTCTGCATCCCGGTCCCCTTTTTCCACTGTTTCGGGTGTGTCCTTGGCGTGATGGCGTGCGTCACCCACGGTTCCACCATGGTGCCGGTGGAGCTCTTCGATCCGCTGGCGGTTCTTCGGACCATCGAGCAGGAGCGCTGTACCGCCGTCCATGGCGTTCCGACCATGTTCATCGCCGAACTGGAGCACCCCGATTTCCCGAAATTCGACCTCACCAGTCTCCGGAGCGGGATCATGGCTGGCAGCCCCTGTCCCATCGAGGTGATGAAACGGGTCATTCGCGATATGCACGCCGCCGAGATCACCATTGCCTACGGCCAGACCGAGTCGTCGCCGGTCATCACCCAGACTCGCACGGACGATCCGATCGAGCTGCGGGTCGCCACCGTCGGCCGGGCGCTCCCCGACGTCGAGGTCAAAATTGCCGACATCGAGACCGGTGCCGTGCTCCCCCCGGGGAAACAGGGCGAGCTCTGCACCCGGGGCTATCTGGTCATGAAGGGGTACTACAAGATGCCCGACGAGACCGCGCGGGCCATCGATGCCGAGGGGTGGCTCCATACCGGCGATCTGGCGGTCATGGACGAGAATGGCTACTGCAAGATCACCGGCCGGATCAAGAACATGATCATTCGAGGGGGCGAGAATGTTTACCCCCGCGAGATCGAGGAGTATCTCTACACCCATCCGAAGATCTCCGATGTCCAGGTGTACGGTGTTCCCGACCGGAAGTACGGCGAGCAGGTCATGGCGGCGGTCATTGTCAAGAAGGGTGTTGAACTGAGCGAAGAGGAGGTGCGGGAGTTCTGCCGTGGCAAGATCGCCAACTACAAGATCCCCCGCTACGTGAAATTCGTCGACTCGTATCCGATGACGGCGTCGGGGAAAATCCAGAAGTTCAAGCTGCGCGAGATGGCCGTCCGCGAGCTTCAGCTCGAGGATGGCGGCGAGATGGCGTAA
- a CDS encoding response regulator — protein sequence MKTILIIEDEKDLAELVAFNLEKEGYRTITAFDGTSGLEAARAHHPDLILLDLMLPGVMGMDVCKMLKKSEKMATIPIIMLTARGEEIDRVVGFEVGADDYVVKPFSTRELLLRVKAVLRRSLPDKPDGKILNIGAVTIDTARHQVEVAGEEIILTTTEFKLLLNLAERLGRVQSRDLLLKNVWGYNYVGDTRTVDTHITRLRTKLGPAGDLIRTVRGFGYKMEEQ from the coding sequence ATGAAGACGATCCTGATTATCGAAGACGAAAAAGATCTGGCGGAACTGGTGGCATTCAACCTGGAAAAGGAAGGGTACCGGACCATCACGGCATTCGACGGCACGAGCGGGTTGGAGGCAGCCCGGGCCCACCACCCGGACCTGATCCTTCTCGACTTGATGCTCCCCGGCGTCATGGGAATGGATGTCTGCAAGATGCTGAAAAAATCCGAGAAGATGGCGACAATCCCCATAATCATGCTGACGGCGCGGGGTGAAGAGATCGACCGGGTGGTCGGTTTCGAGGTGGGTGCCGACGACTACGTGGTGAAGCCGTTCTCCACCCGCGAACTGCTCCTTCGGGTCAAGGCGGTCCTGCGCCGGTCGCTCCCCGACAAGCCCGATGGAAAGATCCTCAACATCGGGGCGGTGACCATCGATACCGCCCGGCACCAGGTGGAGGTGGCCGGTGAAGAGATCATCCTCACCACCACCGAGTTCAAGCTCCTCCTCAACCTGGCCGAGCGGCTCGGCCGCGTCCAGAGCCGCGACCTTCTCCTGAAAAACGTCTGGGGCTACAATTATGTCGGCGACACCCGCACGGTCGACACCCACATCACCCGCCTGCGGACCAAGCTCGGGCCGGCCGGCGACCTGATCAGGACGGTGAGGGGCTTCGGCTACAAGATGGAGGAGCAGTGA
- the pnpS gene encoding two-component system histidine kinase PnpS, which translates to MRFRIQWKLMASYLVLVLFIGGVFFAYLSYTLDTHLADEIRENLSSETRLARLIALRDIGDMGRDAPRTAAAISGEIRARVTIILADGRVVGDSDVPPSQLEGLENHLQRPEVQAALKNGTGSAIRYSATLKTPMLYTAIPLRTAAGEKGILRLALPLTSLEKAKASIRTLLAASLLLGLVIALVLSYILSRVTSRSLRTITTLATQIGSGEFSRRIPVTTRDEVGELARVMNDMSARIESHMEQISAEKSRLDTILRGMGEGLMVSDARGQITLVNPAFLELFALTENVEGRYIIEIARHPALHDAFRSIVASGSERLEELTLGLGDERNVLTHWVPLTEEGELQGVVAVFHDITDIKKLEKIRRDFVANVSHELRTPVTVIKGYAEALIAGALESDPARARRFIEIIYSHSERLANLIGDLLTLSQLESGTLRLELTGVNLERVARHAAELLEQKAAAKEIAVDCSRLTAAPIILADPGRLEQVLINLLDNAIKYSPPGGSVSLLVSDEGPLVKVGVKDTGMGIPPTDLARIFERFYRVDAARSREEGGTGLGLSIVKHIVQLHGGTVGVESEHGKGSTFWFTLKKA; encoded by the coding sequence GTGAGATTCCGGATCCAGTGGAAGCTGATGGCTTCCTACCTCGTCCTCGTCCTCTTCATCGGCGGGGTGTTCTTCGCCTATCTCTCCTACACTCTGGACACCCATCTGGCCGATGAGATCCGGGAAAACCTCTCCAGCGAGACGCGCCTCGCTCGTCTCATCGCGCTGCGCGACATCGGCGACATGGGACGCGACGCCCCCCGTACCGCCGCAGCCATCTCGGGCGAGATCCGCGCCCGGGTCACCATCATCCTCGCCGACGGGCGGGTAGTTGGAGATTCCGACGTTCCCCCTTCCCAGCTCGAAGGCCTGGAGAACCACCTCCAGCGCCCCGAGGTGCAGGCCGCCCTCAAAAACGGCACGGGGAGTGCCATCCGGTACTCCGCAACCCTCAAGACCCCCATGCTCTATACGGCGATCCCCCTGCGCACCGCCGCTGGAGAAAAGGGGATCCTCCGCCTGGCACTCCCCCTCACCTCCCTGGAAAAGGCAAAGGCAAGCATCCGGACCCTTCTGGCGGCATCCCTCCTCCTCGGCCTCGTCATCGCCCTGGTGCTGAGCTACATCCTCTCCCGCGTCACCTCCCGCTCGCTCCGCACCATCACCACCCTCGCCACCCAGATCGGCTCGGGCGAATTCAGCCGCCGCATTCCGGTGACGACCCGCGACGAGGTCGGAGAGCTGGCGCGGGTGATGAACGACATGTCGGCCCGGATCGAGAGCCACATGGAGCAGATCTCGGCGGAGAAGAGCCGGCTCGACACGATCCTGCGCGGCATGGGTGAAGGTCTCATGGTTTCCGACGCCCGGGGGCAGATCACCCTGGTTAACCCGGCCTTTCTCGAACTCTTCGCCCTCACCGAAAACGTCGAAGGGCGCTACATCATCGAGATCGCCCGTCACCCTGCGCTCCACGACGCCTTCCGGTCCATCGTCGCCTCGGGGAGCGAGCGGCTCGAAGAGCTGACCCTCGGCCTCGGAGACGAGAGGAACGTCCTGACCCACTGGGTTCCCCTCACGGAAGAGGGGGAGCTCCAGGGGGTGGTGGCGGTCTTTCACGACATTACCGATATCAAGAAGCTCGAAAAGATCCGCCGCGATTTCGTCGCCAACGTCTCCCACGAACTGCGGACCCCGGTGACGGTCATCAAGGGGTACGCCGAGGCGCTGATCGCCGGTGCCCTTGAGAGCGACCCGGCACGGGCCCGACGCTTCATCGAGATCATCTACAGCCACTCGGAGCGACTCGCCAACCTGATCGGCGACCTCCTCACCCTCTCCCAGCTCGAATCGGGGACGCTCCGCCTGGAACTGACCGGCGTGAACCTGGAACGGGTCGCCCGCCACGCGGCCGAACTCCTGGAGCAGAAAGCCGCCGCCAAGGAGATCGCCGTTGACTGCTCGCGCCTCACCGCAGCTCCCATCATTCTCGCCGACCCGGGACGGCTGGAGCAGGTGCTGATCAACCTCCTCGACAACGCCATCAAGTACTCGCCACCGGGGGGGTCCGTTTCGCTCCTCGTCTCCGATGAAGGGCCCCTGGTGAAGGTGGGGGTGAAGGACACTGGTATGGGTATCCCCCCCACGGACCTGGCGCGGATCTTCGAGCGGTTCTACCGCGTCGACGCCGCCCGCAGCCGCGAGGAAGGGGGGACCGGCCTGGGGCTCTCCATCGTGAAGCACATCGTCCAGCTCCACGGCGGCACTGTTGGGGTTGAGAGCGAGCACGGCAAGGGCTCGACCTTCTGGTTCACGCTGAAAAAGGCGTAA
- a CDS encoding DUF502 domain-containing protein — MDRFVTHLRGRFVTGLFIVVPLGITLFILKFLFNFADGILGSYLDAFFIAITHHNYYFPGLGMITGAVVIYLTGVLATNVIGTRLIRWWDGVLSRIPLVKSIYTSSKQLTQVFQEGKSSYRRAVFVEWPRKGVRAVGFVTAELEREGERLVVVYVPTMPNPTSGFALFFREEEVMESGMTVEDAVKFVVSGGVVVS; from the coding sequence ATGGACAGGTTCGTAACCCATCTGCGGGGGCGGTTCGTAACAGGGCTCTTCATCGTGGTCCCCCTCGGCATCACCCTTTTCATCCTGAAGTTCCTCTTCAACTTCGCCGACGGCATCCTCGGTTCGTACCTCGACGCCTTCTTCATCGCCATCACCCACCATAACTACTACTTCCCGGGGCTCGGGATGATCACCGGTGCCGTGGTGATCTACCTGACCGGGGTCCTTGCCACCAACGTCATCGGGACGCGGTTGATCCGATGGTGGGACGGGGTCCTGTCGCGCATCCCCCTCGTCAAGTCGATCTACACCTCCAGCAAGCAGCTGACCCAGGTCTTTCAGGAGGGGAAAAGCTCGTACCGCCGGGCGGTCTTCGTGGAGTGGCCCCGGAAGGGGGTGAGGGCGGTGGGATTCGTCACCGCCGAACTGGAGCGGGAGGGGGAGCGGCTGGTGGTGGTCTACGTGCCGACCATGCCGAACCCCACCTCCGGCTTCGCCCTCTTCTTCCGCGAGGAAGAGGTGATGGAGAGCGGGATGACGGTGGAGGATGCGGTGAAGTTTGTCGTCTCGGGCGGGGTGGTGGTGTCGTGA
- a CDS encoding phosphate-starvation-inducible PsiE family protein encodes MWREDVLDLKLTKFFEISARALLSLLITAILTAILAGIVWTFYDIRLVFSPDSHGAFRTILVDVLTVLAIVEILRTALAYFSEGRVKVTYIIDTVLVTVLTEVMAFWYREMSWEKVAMVIALVLSLAAVRIIAVRFSPRSRREEL; translated from the coding sequence ATGTGGAGAGAAGACGTACTGGACCTGAAGCTGACCAAATTTTTCGAAATCTCGGCGCGGGCGCTCCTGAGCCTGCTCATCACCGCCATCCTGACGGCGATCCTGGCCGGCATCGTCTGGACCTTTTACGATATCCGGCTGGTCTTTTCACCCGATTCCCACGGAGCGTTCAGGACGATCCTCGTGGATGTCCTGACCGTGCTCGCCATCGTGGAAATCCTCCGGACGGCGCTGGCCTACTTCTCTGAAGGACGGGTCAAGGTCACCTACATCATCGACACGGTCCTCGTCACGGTTCTTACCGAGGTGATGGCCTTCTGGTACCGGGAGATGTCGTGGGAGAAGGTCGCCATGGTCATCGCCCTGGTCCTGTCGCTGGCGGCGGTGCGGATCATCGCGGTGCGCTTCTCGCCCCGGAGCCGGCGCGAGGAGCTCTGA
- the pstS gene encoding phosphate ABC transporter substrate-binding protein PstS codes for MFNTIRKGIALLALMATTAVAGQAGAETLINGAGATFPYPLYSKWFSEYAKIDPSVKFNYQSIGSGGGIKQITAQTVDFGASDKFLSDAELAAAPGKLLHIPTVMGAVVVTYNVPGAPKGLKLKVDDVADIFLGKITKWNDPRIADDNPGVKLPNAPIVVVHRSDGSGTTSIFTDFLSGVSGEWAQKVGKGASVKWPVGLGGKGNEGVAGQVKTTADSIGYVELAYAFENKLPYATLKNKSGHWVEPSIQSTSAAAAAAVKHMPADYRLSLVNQPGKDAYPIVGFTWLLVYEHQKDAAKGKKLVEFLNWSLHNGQKMAAPLLYAPLPENVKKMVEKTIKTIK; via the coding sequence ATGTTCAACACCATACGCAAAGGGATCGCACTGCTGGCGCTTATGGCGACCACCGCCGTGGCGGGCCAGGCAGGGGCCGAGACCCTCATCAACGGCGCCGGCGCCACCTTCCCCTACCCGCTCTACTCCAAGTGGTTCAGCGAGTACGCCAAGATCGACCCGTCGGTGAAATTCAACTACCAGTCCATCGGCAGCGGCGGCGGCATCAAGCAGATCACTGCCCAGACCGTCGATTTCGGCGCCAGCGACAAGTTCCTCTCCGATGCGGAACTGGCGGCCGCCCCCGGCAAGCTCCTCCACATCCCGACCGTCATGGGCGCCGTCGTTGTCACCTATAACGTCCCCGGCGCACCGAAGGGGCTTAAGCTCAAGGTCGATGACGTGGCCGACATCTTCCTCGGCAAGATCACCAAGTGGAACGACCCGCGCATCGCCGACGACAACCCCGGCGTGAAGCTTCCCAACGCGCCGATCGTTGTTGTCCACCGCTCCGACGGCAGCGGCACCACCAGCATCTTCACCGACTTCCTCTCCGGCGTAAGCGGCGAATGGGCCCAAAAAGTCGGCAAGGGTGCCTCGGTCAAGTGGCCCGTCGGCCTTGGCGGCAAGGGTAACGAAGGGGTCGCCGGCCAGGTGAAGACCACCGCCGACTCCATCGGCTACGTAGAACTGGCCTATGCCTTCGAGAACAAGCTCCCCTACGCCACCCTCAAGAACAAGAGCGGTCACTGGGTCGAGCCTTCCATCCAGAGCACCAGCGCTGCCGCGGCTGCCGCCGTCAAGCACATGCCGGCCGACTACCGTCTCTCCCTCGTGAACCAGCCGGGCAAGGATGCGTACCCCATCGTCGGCTTCACCTGGCTTCTCGTCTACGAACACCAGAAGGACGCCGCTAAAGGGAAGAAACTGGTTGAATTCCTGAACTGGAGCCTCCACAACGGCCAGAAGATGGCCGCTCCGCTCCTCTATGCGCCGCTCCCGGAGAACGTCAAGAAGATGGTGGAAAAAACCATCAAGACCATCAAGTAA
- the pstC gene encoding phosphate ABC transporter permease subunit PstC: MKVSGKVNGDFVFKGITVLFAFSILVIIAVMVVEMVDQSLPAIKKFGWSFVTGRDWDAVQESFGALPFVWGSVVSSLLALLLATPLAVGTALFITEIAPKKFGAVVAALVELLASIPSVIYGLWGVLVMAPWLQSTIQPFLIDKFGFLPFFTGAPYGVSMLAAVFILMIMVIPIITSLTKEVLLAVPQSQREAAIALGATRWEMIRMAVLPYGRSGILGAVILGLGRAIGETMAVTMVIGNTPQISLSLLSPAYTMPSVIANEFAEASSKLHGAALMEIGLILLAVTLAINVLARLLLWGMTRRAATGGAK; encoded by the coding sequence ATGAAAGTCAGTGGGAAAGTGAACGGCGACTTCGTCTTCAAGGGGATCACGGTCCTCTTCGCCTTCAGCATCCTCGTCATCATCGCCGTCATGGTGGTGGAGATGGTGGATCAGAGCCTCCCGGCCATCAAAAAGTTCGGCTGGAGCTTCGTCACCGGCCGCGACTGGGACGCCGTCCAGGAATCTTTCGGCGCCCTCCCCTTTGTCTGGGGCTCGGTGGTTTCGTCGCTCCTGGCGCTGCTGCTGGCCACCCCCCTCGCCGTCGGGACCGCCCTCTTCATCACCGAGATCGCCCCGAAGAAATTCGGCGCAGTCGTGGCAGCCCTCGTTGAGCTGCTGGCATCGATCCCGAGCGTCATCTACGGCCTCTGGGGGGTGCTGGTCATGGCTCCGTGGCTCCAGAGCACGATCCAACCCTTTCTCATCGACAAGTTCGGATTTCTCCCGTTCTTCACGGGGGCTCCCTACGGGGTGAGCATGCTCGCCGCCGTCTTCATCCTGATGATCATGGTGATCCCCATCATCACCTCCCTCACCAAGGAGGTGCTCCTGGCGGTCCCCCAGAGCCAGCGCGAGGCAGCCATCGCCCTCGGCGCCACCCGCTGGGAGATGATCCGGATGGCGGTTCTCCCCTACGGCCGCTCCGGCATCCTCGGGGCGGTGATCCTCGGGCTCGGCCGGGCCATCGGCGAAACAATGGCAGTCACCATGGTGATCGGCAACACGCCACAGATCTCGCTATCGCTCCTCTCGCCGGCCTACACCATGCCGAGCGTCATCGCCAACGAGTTCGCCGAGGCTTCCTCGAAACTCCACGGCGCCGCCCTCATGGAGATCGGCCTGATCCTCCTGGCGGTTACGCTGGCCATCAACGTCCTGGCACGGCTCCTCCTCTGGGGGATGACCCGCAGGGCCGCCACCGGAGGTGCCAAATGA
- the pstA gene encoding phosphate ABC transporter permease PstA, producing the protein MRTPSTRNLKNGFMILSMGVATLAVLLPLVIIFTHIVKMGFSSLSPDFFIHIPKPTGETGGGMANGMVGSFLLIALASGLGIPVGIFGAMYLVEYGGNRISGVIRFAADVLSGVPSIITGMVAYTLMVVPMKKFSALAGAVALALIMIPIVLRTTEEQLKMVPDTLREASLALGVPLWRTSLRVTLRSAMKGVLTGILLAIARIAGETAPLLFTALGNQFWSRKLTEPIAAMPLQIFNFAIAPYEDWHRLAWAGALVLVTLMFALSLTARYLGRSKYQS; encoded by the coding sequence ATGAGAACGCCATCCACCCGCAACCTGAAAAACGGGTTCATGATCCTCTCCATGGGGGTGGCAACCCTGGCGGTGCTCCTGCCGCTCGTCATCATCTTCACCCATATCGTCAAGATGGGGTTCAGCTCCCTGTCGCCCGACTTTTTCATCCACATTCCGAAGCCCACCGGCGAAACCGGCGGAGGCATGGCCAACGGCATGGTCGGCTCCTTCCTCCTGATCGCCCTCGCCTCGGGGCTCGGAATCCCGGTGGGAATCTTCGGCGCCATGTACCTCGTCGAGTATGGCGGCAACCGCATCTCCGGCGTCATCCGGTTCGCGGCCGACGTCCTCTCCGGCGTCCCCTCCATCATCACCGGCATGGTGGCCTATACCCTGATGGTCGTGCCGATGAAGAAATTCTCGGCCCTGGCCGGCGCAGTGGCCCTGGCGCTCATCATGATCCCCATCGTGCTCCGCACCACGGAAGAGCAGCTGAAGATGGTCCCCGACACGCTGCGGGAGGCATCCCTGGCCCTGGGGGTCCCCCTCTGGCGCACGAGCCTGCGGGTAACGCTGCGCAGCGCCATGAAGGGGGTCCTGACCGGCATCCTGCTGGCCATCGCGCGGATCGCAGGCGAGACGGCGCCGCTCCTCTTCACCGCCCTCGGCAACCAGTTCTGGAGCAGGAAGCTGACCGAGCCCATCGCCGCCATGCCGCTGCAGATCTTCAACTTCGCCATCGCACCCTACGAGGACTGGCACCGGCTTGCGTGGGCCGGAGCCCTCGTCCTCGTCACGCTGATGTTCGCCCTGAGCCTCACCGCCCGTTATCTGGGGCGGAGCAAGTATCAAAGCTGA
- the pstB gene encoding phosphate ABC transporter ATP-binding protein PstB has protein sequence MNAKVKIDNLNVHFGSNHAVKGVSIDVPENTVTAIIGPSGCGKSTVLRSLNRMHDLFPQAQVTGKILLDGDDIYGRGVDPVVIRRRVGMVFQKPNPFPAMSIHDNVIAGYKLNGRVKRSEADEIVESSLRRVALWDEVKDRLKSSAMELSGGQQQRLCIARTIAVKPEVILMDEPCSALDPISTVKIEELINELKERYTVVIVTHNMQQAARVSDYTAFLYMGEMIECDTTRKIFTNPEKSQTEDYITGRFG, from the coding sequence ATGAACGCCAAGGTAAAAATCGACAATCTCAACGTCCACTTCGGTTCGAACCACGCAGTGAAGGGGGTCAGCATCGACGTCCCCGAGAACACCGTCACCGCCATCATCGGCCCCTCGGGGTGCGGCAAGTCCACGGTGCTCCGCTCCCTCAACCGGATGCACGACCTCTTCCCCCAGGCCCAGGTCACCGGCAAGATCCTCCTCGACGGCGACGACATCTACGGCCGGGGCGTCGACCCGGTCGTCATCCGCCGGCGGGTCGGGATGGTCTTCCAGAAGCCGAACCCTTTCCCCGCCATGTCGATCCATGATAACGTCATCGCGGGCTACAAGCTGAACGGCAGGGTCAAAAGGAGCGAGGCCGACGAGATCGTGGAATCGAGCCTGCGGCGGGTCGCCCTCTGGGACGAGGTGAAGGACCGCCTCAAAAGCAGCGCCATGGAGCTCTCCGGCGGCCAGCAGCAACGGCTCTGCATCGCCCGGACCATCGCGGTGAAGCCCGAGGTGATCCTCATGGACGAGCCCTGCTCGGCCCTTGACCCGATCTCCACCGTCAAGATCGAAGAACTGATCAACGAACTCAAGGAGCGCTACACCGTCGTCATCGTCACCCACAACATGCAGCAGGCGGCCCGGGTGTCGGACTACACGGCGTTCCTCTACATGGGAGAGATGATCGAGTGCGACACCACCCGCAAGATCTTCACCAATCCCGAGAAGAGCCAGACCGAAGATTACATCACCGGGCGGTTCGGCTAG
- the phoU gene encoding phosphate signaling complex protein PhoU — translation MEKEHIFKQYDAELNDIRSKLLEMGGRVEKMIADAMKALVERDSDLARRTIAIDHEINHLEMEIDEKCLQVLALRQPAARDLRFITLALKIVTDLERIGDQCTSVAKRAIELNDEPPLKPYIDLPRMATCASVMVKESLDAFVRGDADLAIKVCRDDQFVDDLNEQIQRELLTFMIEDPSSISRAIKLNYISKCLERIADHATNVAEMVIFMLKGKDIRHTAPPTPLS, via the coding sequence ATGGAAAAAGAACACATTTTCAAGCAGTACGACGCCGAACTGAACGATATCCGCTCCAAGCTCCTGGAGATGGGGGGGCGAGTGGAGAAGATGATCGCCGACGCCATGAAGGCGCTGGTGGAGCGCGATTCGGACCTGGCCCGCAGGACCATCGCCATCGATCATGAGATCAACCACCTGGAGATGGAGATCGACGAAAAATGCCTCCAGGTCCTTGCCCTGCGCCAGCCGGCGGCGCGGGACCTGCGCTTCATCACCCTGGCGCTCAAGATCGTGACCGACCTGGAGCGGATCGGCGACCAGTGCACCAGCGTCGCCAAGCGGGCCATCGAACTGAACGACGAGCCGCCGCTCAAGCCGTACATCGACCTCCCCCGGATGGCCACCTGCGCCAGCGTCATGGTGAAGGAGTCCCTGGACGCCTTCGTACGGGGCGACGCCGACCTCGCCATCAAGGTCTGCCGCGACGACCAGTTCGTGGACGACCTGAACGAGCAGATCCAGCGGGAGCTTCTCACCTTCATGATCGAGGACCCCTCCTCCATCAGCCGGGCCATCAAGCTGAACTACATCTCCAAGTGCCTGGAGCGGATCGCCGACCACGCCACCAACGTGGCAGAGATGGTGATCTTCATGCTCAAGGGGAAGGACATCCGCCACACCGCCCCGCCGACGCCGCTGTCCTGA